The following proteins are encoded in a genomic region of Nocardioides sp. cx-173:
- a CDS encoding helicase-related protein codes for MTRTGERRGTCVPLRERDVQTYVSHSSLSVDERRRSEPAFAEAQDTVIVATSTLELGIDIGDLDRMIQIDAPRTVSSFLQRLGRTGSSRHPSTGELGLGSR; via the coding sequence TTGACCAGAACCGGTGAGCGCCGAGGAACTTGCGTTCCTCTCCGCGAACGAGACGTCCAGACCTACGTCTCCCACTCTTCGCTGTCGGTAGACGAACGGCGACGCTCAGAACCGGCCTTCGCCGAAGCCCAGGACACCGTCATTGTCGCCACCTCAACGCTTGAGCTCGGCATCGATATCGGTGACCTCGACCGGATGATCCAGATCGATGCACCGCGGACCGTGTCGTCTTTTCTCCAGCGGCTCGGACGCACCGGCTCGTCGCGCCACCCGTCGACGGGAGAGCTCGGACTGGGCTCACGTTGA
- a CDS encoding ATP-binding protein, translating to MMSGIRTPDQRLRVFVSSTLGELAAERGAVARAVSALRLTPVMFEAGARPHLPADLYRAYLAQSDVFIGLYWQRYGELVPELAISGLEEELELSKGMPRLFYLKTPAPDREPRLTDMIRRIRQEASYRHFRTTTELGRLVRDDLAQLLSERFAATGEKPGRPSQPEPSPPRPVSVPAAMSASTTSLFGRDAAIDEVAGLISRSDRRLITLTGPSGIGKTRLAVAVADRLRDRFGAGTVFVPLADVEDPEAVIPRIGWALGGDVATAPSPLDSLTALLGQDRWLLVLDNLDRLVSSGRHVAELVARSPGVAVLATSTTVLGLRAEHAYPVDPLPVPDAQQPAGLAGLTENPAVSLFLDRAHAVRPGFTPTTDDARAVAEICRRLEGHPLAIELAAARVRLLNPPAILRRLSRSFDTLGSGMVDLPERQRTLRATVEWSIGMLGPAERSLLEVLTVFADGWTVGAAAHVAALDEDRTLELTEGLARHSLLYLEGTGSGPRPRMLHTVRAFVAERLAARPDTEEVRRRHAEYYRALAESADRSLRGFRQRECADVLHRENENLTLAVRWHLSNDSTHLPPLFRSLSAFRVLWPFLGLGDAIIGDSRSWVAELMLRTDGLPPADRADLLGATLVTALEAGDAVAAQATGERLAVLLEAVDDPYLDAVSRLLMSWTSMLARDLNAAQAGLRDALDRLRRLDEPMWTALALLTSASVASALEQHGDSLRLAAEAHQLAERFDYPWLATVSHVVLGSLAALRDDVDEARDQLERALDLAVTGASTHCFCLVLAGSAALALALADTEKAGLLVGATQGLRRRAGLRVWAWMRGDEELAGAVRDAAGSACFDDLLDTGSQLSREESLELVRDLLQPRTPN from the coding sequence ATGATGTCGGGCATCCGGACGCCTGACCAGCGTCTGCGGGTCTTCGTCAGCTCCACGTTGGGGGAGCTGGCGGCCGAGCGTGGGGCGGTCGCCCGCGCCGTCTCGGCGCTGCGGCTGACCCCGGTGATGTTCGAGGCGGGCGCTCGCCCGCATCTTCCCGCTGATCTCTACCGGGCATACCTGGCCCAGAGCGATGTCTTCATCGGGCTGTACTGGCAGCGGTACGGCGAGCTCGTCCCCGAGCTCGCCATCTCGGGTCTGGAGGAGGAGCTCGAGCTGTCCAAGGGAATGCCTCGGTTGTTCTACCTGAAGACTCCGGCGCCCGACCGAGAGCCGAGGTTGACAGATATGATTCGGCGGATCCGGCAGGAAGCGTCATACCGTCACTTCCGTACCACAACCGAGCTGGGCCGCCTGGTCCGCGACGACCTCGCACAGTTGCTGAGCGAGCGGTTCGCCGCGACCGGCGAGAAGCCGGGTCGTCCCAGCCAGCCGGAACCCTCTCCCCCGCGACCGGTATCAGTCCCTGCCGCGATGTCGGCGAGCACGACTTCGCTCTTCGGCCGGGACGCGGCGATCGACGAGGTGGCGGGGCTGATCTCTCGCTCCGACCGCCGGCTGATCACCCTGACCGGGCCGAGTGGCATCGGCAAGACTCGGCTGGCGGTAGCAGTCGCCGATCGTCTCCGCGACCGGTTCGGCGCTGGCACCGTGTTCGTCCCTCTCGCGGACGTGGAGGACCCCGAGGCCGTCATACCCCGCATCGGCTGGGCGCTGGGAGGCGATGTCGCTACAGCGCCGTCGCCGCTCGACTCCCTGACCGCTCTCCTCGGTCAAGACCGGTGGCTGTTGGTCCTCGACAACCTCGACCGGCTCGTCAGCTCCGGCCGCCACGTGGCGGAGCTCGTGGCTCGCAGCCCTGGCGTCGCCGTTCTCGCAACCAGCACGACCGTCCTGGGGCTGCGGGCCGAGCACGCCTACCCGGTCGATCCCCTCCCTGTCCCGGACGCCCAGCAGCCGGCAGGGCTCGCGGGCCTCACGGAGAACCCAGCGGTAAGCCTGTTCCTGGACCGGGCCCATGCGGTACGCCCCGGCTTCACTCCGACAACGGACGACGCGCGTGCTGTGGCGGAGATCTGCCGTCGGCTCGAAGGGCACCCGCTGGCCATCGAGCTGGCCGCAGCCCGGGTGCGTCTCCTCAACCCACCGGCAATACTGCGCAGACTGTCCCGGTCGTTCGACACGCTGGGCTCAGGCATGGTGGACCTCCCCGAACGCCAACGCACCCTCCGGGCAACGGTGGAGTGGAGCATCGGCATGCTCGGACCGGCCGAGCGGTCGCTGCTGGAGGTGCTGACGGTGTTCGCGGACGGGTGGACCGTCGGGGCGGCCGCCCATGTCGCTGCCCTCGACGAGGATCGAACACTGGAGCTGACCGAGGGCCTGGCACGGCACAGCCTTCTCTATCTCGAGGGGACCGGGTCCGGCCCTCGGCCTCGGATGCTGCACACCGTCCGTGCGTTCGTCGCCGAGCGGCTGGCGGCTCGACCTGACACCGAAGAGGTGCGACGTCGTCATGCGGAGTATTACCGGGCGCTGGCCGAGAGCGCCGACAGGTCGTTGCGTGGCTTCCGCCAGCGCGAATGCGCCGACGTCCTCCACAGGGAGAACGAGAACCTCACCCTGGCGGTGCGCTGGCACCTCAGCAATGACTCCACGCATCTCCCACCCCTGTTCCGATCGCTGTCCGCGTTCCGGGTGCTGTGGCCGTTCCTCGGCTTGGGAGACGCCATCATCGGCGACTCCAGGTCATGGGTGGCCGAGCTGATGCTCCGCACCGATGGGCTGCCGCCGGCCGATCGTGCCGACCTGCTGGGTGCCACGCTCGTGACAGCGCTCGAGGCGGGGGACGCGGTGGCTGCGCAAGCAACAGGCGAGCGCTTGGCGGTGCTTCTCGAAGCCGTCGACGATCCCTACCTCGATGCCGTGTCGCGGCTACTCATGTCATGGACTTCGATGCTCGCCCGCGATCTGAATGCCGCCCAAGCGGGATTGAGAGACGCGCTCGACCGGCTTCGCCGGCTGGACGAGCCGATGTGGACAGCCCTGGCCCTGCTGACGTCCGCATCCGTTGCCTCTGCCTTGGAGCAGCACGGCGACAGCCTGCGTCTGGCGGCTGAGGCGCATCAACTCGCCGAGCGGTTCGACTACCCTTGGCTCGCCACCGTCTCGCACGTCGTGTTGGGCAGTCTCGCGGCTCTTCGTGACGACGTTGACGAGGCCCGCGACCAGCTCGAGAGGGCACTCGACCTCGCCGTCACCGGGGCAAGCACGCACTGCTTCTGCCTAGTCCTGGCAGGCTCGGCAGCGCTCGCCCTAGCCCTCGCCGACACGGAGAAGGCAGGACTGCTGGTAGGTGCCACCCAGGGCCTGCGCCGTCGCGCGGGCCTGCGAGTGTGGGCGTGGATGCGGGGCGACGAGGAGCTCGCGGGCGCCGTACGGGATGCGGCAGGGTCGGCGTGTTTCGATGATCTGCTCGACACTGGCAGCCAGCTGAGCCGTGAGGAATCACTCGAGCTTGTCCGCGACCTACTGCAGCCAAGAACCCCGAACTGA
- a CDS encoding phage tail protein — MATFAVNTHRFDPYKNFKFRVRWDGHYVAGVSKVSSLKRTTEVVEHREGGDPSSARKSPGRTKFEAITLERGVTHDPDFEQWANKVWNYGSGLGAEVSLRDFRKDLIIEMYNEAGQVAIAYKVYRCWVSEFQAQPDLDANANSVAIQTIKLENEGWERDYDVVEPAEPTFSEPV; from the coding sequence ATGGCGACGTTCGCGGTCAACACGCACCGGTTCGACCCCTACAAGAACTTCAAGTTCCGCGTGAGGTGGGACGGCCACTATGTCGCGGGCGTCTCCAAGGTGAGCTCCCTCAAGCGCACCACGGAGGTCGTCGAGCACCGCGAGGGCGGTGACCCCTCCTCGGCGCGCAAGTCCCCGGGGCGCACGAAGTTCGAGGCGATCACCCTCGAGCGCGGCGTGACCCACGACCCGGACTTCGAGCAGTGGGCCAACAAGGTCTGGAACTACGGCTCCGGTCTCGGTGCGGAGGTCTCGCTCAGGGACTTCCGCAAGGACCTCATCATCGAGATGTACAACGAGGCCGGCCAGGTCGCGATCGCCTACAAGGTCTATCGCTGCTGGGTCTCGGAGTTCCAGGCTCAGCCGGACCTCGACGCCAACGCCAACTCGGTGGCGATCCAGACGATCAAGCTGGAGAACGAGGGCTGGGAGCGCGACTACGACGTGGTCGAGCCGGCCGAGCCGACGTTCTCGGAGCCGGTCTGA
- a CDS encoding phage tail sheath family protein yields MTINLTHPGVYVREIPSGVRTITGVATSVTAFVGRALRGPTDRPVLVQSFAEFTRAYGGLWAESPLSYAVSQYFLNGGRDALVCRVHNGGAKATATLATGFGLEAASEGAWGSRLRVRVEHVADEPGDAANTRFNLLVKDTATGQVESFLNLSTTPTHRRFVTQVLAGSELVRIRGAVPATRPSASGSAPPGADALEHASSSTAFGSDGSDGSAITDNQISDASLEAPKRGLWLLELADMVNLICIPPLTRAADVGKATWDAAQSYAGRRRAIVIVDPPSGWTNPDAAISGLSAHATRTSNGAIYYPRVKGPDPLRENRPDTFAPCGAVAGVIARTDATRGIWKAPAGLEAVLVGVDELDYTLTDGQNGRLNPLGINCLRQFPVAGRVVWGARTLVGADQLASEWKYLPVRRTALYIEESLFRGTQWVVFEPNDEPLWAQIRLNVGSFMNDLFRQGAFQGTTPRQAYFVKCDRETTTQSDIDRGVVNVAVGFAPLKPAEFVVVSIQQLAGQLAV; encoded by the coding sequence ATGACCATCAACCTCACCCACCCCGGTGTCTACGTCCGTGAGATCCCGAGCGGCGTGCGCACCATCACCGGCGTCGCGACCTCGGTGACCGCCTTCGTCGGCCGGGCGCTGCGCGGTCCCACCGACCGGCCGGTCCTGGTCCAGAGCTTCGCCGAGTTCACCCGGGCGTACGGCGGCCTGTGGGCCGAGAGCCCGCTCAGCTACGCGGTCTCGCAGTACTTCCTCAACGGCGGCCGGGACGCCCTGGTCTGCCGGGTCCACAACGGCGGCGCGAAGGCGACCGCCACGCTGGCGACCGGCTTCGGCCTCGAGGCGGCCAGCGAGGGCGCCTGGGGGAGCCGGCTCCGGGTCCGGGTCGAGCACGTCGCCGACGAGCCGGGCGACGCAGCCAACACCCGGTTCAACCTGCTCGTCAAGGACACCGCCACCGGCCAGGTCGAGAGCTTCCTCAACCTCTCGACCACCCCCACGCACCGGCGGTTCGTGACCCAGGTGCTCGCCGGCTCCGAGCTGGTCCGCATCCGAGGGGCCGTGCCTGCGACCCGGCCGAGCGCCAGCGGGTCGGCACCGCCCGGAGCGGACGCGCTCGAGCACGCGTCGAGCTCGACCGCCTTCGGCAGCGACGGGTCCGACGGCAGCGCGATCACCGACAACCAGATCTCCGACGCCTCGCTGGAGGCGCCCAAGCGGGGGCTGTGGCTGCTCGAGCTCGCCGACATGGTGAACCTCATCTGCATCCCGCCGCTGACCCGCGCCGCCGACGTCGGCAAGGCGACCTGGGACGCGGCGCAGTCCTACGCCGGACGCCGCCGCGCGATCGTCATCGTGGACCCGCCGAGCGGCTGGACGAACCCGGATGCGGCCATCAGCGGCCTGTCGGCGCACGCCACCCGCACCAGCAACGGGGCGATCTACTACCCCCGGGTCAAGGGCCCCGACCCGCTGCGCGAGAACCGACCCGACACCTTCGCGCCGTGCGGCGCCGTCGCGGGGGTGATCGCCCGCACCGATGCGACCCGCGGCATCTGGAAGGCGCCCGCCGGGCTGGAGGCGGTTCTGGTCGGCGTCGACGAGCTCGACTACACCCTCACCGACGGGCAGAACGGCCGGCTCAACCCCCTCGGCATCAACTGCCTGCGTCAGTTCCCCGTCGCCGGTCGGGTCGTCTGGGGCGCCCGGACCCTCGTCGGCGCGGACCAGCTGGCGTCGGAGTGGAAGTACCTCCCCGTGCGCCGTACGGCGCTCTACATCGAGGAGAGCCTCTTCCGGGGCACCCAATGGGTCGTCTTCGAACCCAACGACGAGCCGCTGTGGGCCCAGATCCGGCTCAACGTCGGGTCCTTCATGAACGACCTGTTCCGGCAGGGCGCATTCCAGGGGACGACCCCCCGCCAGGCGTACTTCGTCAAGTGCGATCGCGAGACCACCACCCAGAGCGACATCGACCGCGGCGTGGTCAACGTCGCCGTCGGGTTCGCCCCGCTGAAGCCGGCCGAGTTCGTCGTCGTGTCCATCCAGCAGCTGGCCGGCCAGCTCGCGGTCTAG
- a CDS encoding class I SAM-dependent RNA methyltransferase — translation MKRHPRQRAPRGRSRVGERFEAEVGRVAHGGHCIVRLPEPESRVVFVRHTLPGERVVLEITEGTEGDRFWRGDAVEVLEPSADRVVPPCRFAGPGLCGGCDFQHVALERQRALKADVVREQLARLAKLDVDVTVEAVPGDDHGLHWRTRQRYVPLPGGARGMRKHRSHEVVEIDECLIEAPTRPSYVVGPHAFEVADDGFWQVHPGAPSVLVDTVLDALRPQPGEHALDLYAGVGLFARFLLDAVGDSGRVVAIEGDELASELSMTNCPGIEATAGRVDHVLSEAYPEHFDVVVLDPPREGAKRAVVEAVVARSPRAVAYVACDPAALARDVAIFAEHGYELTRLRAFDLFPMTHHVECVALLTRSGSDLR, via the coding sequence ATGAAGCGCCATCCCCGCCAGAGGGCACCCCGCGGGAGGTCCCGGGTCGGCGAGCGGTTCGAGGCCGAGGTCGGCCGGGTCGCCCACGGCGGCCACTGCATCGTCCGCCTGCCCGAGCCCGAGTCCCGCGTGGTCTTCGTGCGACACACGCTGCCCGGCGAGCGGGTCGTCCTGGAGATCACCGAGGGCACGGAGGGCGACCGGTTCTGGCGCGGGGACGCGGTCGAGGTGCTCGAGCCCTCGGCGGACCGGGTCGTCCCGCCCTGTCGCTTCGCCGGTCCGGGCCTCTGCGGCGGCTGCGACTTCCAGCACGTCGCGCTCGAGCGGCAGCGCGCGCTCAAGGCCGACGTCGTCCGTGAGCAGCTGGCCCGTCTCGCCAAGCTCGACGTGGACGTGACCGTCGAGGCGGTGCCCGGCGACGACCACGGCCTGCACTGGCGCACCCGCCAGCGCTACGTCCCACTGCCGGGCGGCGCCCGCGGGATGCGCAAGCACCGCTCCCACGAGGTCGTCGAGATCGACGAGTGCCTGATCGAGGCACCGACCCGTCCGTCGTACGTCGTGGGGCCGCACGCCTTTGAGGTGGCCGACGACGGGTTCTGGCAGGTCCACCCGGGCGCCCCATCGGTGCTCGTCGACACGGTGCTGGATGCGTTGCGCCCACAGCCGGGGGAGCACGCCCTCGATCTCTACGCCGGCGTCGGTCTCTTCGCCCGCTTCCTGCTCGACGCGGTGGGGGACTCGGGCCGGGTCGTGGCGATCGAGGGCGACGAGCTGGCCTCGGAGCTGTCGATGACCAACTGCCCCGGCATCGAGGCCACCGCCGGCCGCGTCGACCACGTCCTGTCCGAGGCCTACCCCGAGCACTTCGACGTGGTCGTGCTCGACCCGCCGCGCGAGGGCGCCAAGCGGGCGGTCGTCGAAGCCGTGGTGGCCCGCTCGCCCCGGGCCGTCGCCTACGTCGCCTGCGACCCCGCCGCGCTCGCCCGCGACGTGGCCATCTTCGCCGAGCACGGCTACGAGCTCACCCGCCTGCGCGCGTTCGACCTATTCCCGATGACGCACCACGTCGAATGCGTTGCTTTGCTGACGAGAAGCGGCTCTGACCTGCGCTGA
- a CDS encoding DUF4255 domain-containing protein: MSTALAVAAATEAIRRLLEEWLAGADIDAAVGGGHATVSAVPPDQLTLSGTGAKLGLNVFLHRLSLNQGWRNVELPSYDANGTKTANPPLAVDLHFMLSAYGAGQLHPEKLLGHGMEALHQHPVLTREQLAALLPTDLAAAGLATQVELLRIAPESITGEEASRLWSALQAKYRPSFYYSASVVLIETPAPVRSALPVLVRGGRLPGGAEAGVAVAADLRPRFPTLVALQPAAGQQVVEAGGTVTVTGELLAGTSRIVHLVDQRRAVVVEVDVGAGANAQVLSFGVPATLPVGTYDVTVEVRPDPTSPASTTNRLPLVVAPHIVTAFPIAVTRDAGGDVTLSIACSPGVFPDQQVSLILGTREVPARPHPAPATTSLQFVVRDAPAGSHLTRLRVDGIDSAVVDRAVSPPVFLDRRVVIS; the protein is encoded by the coding sequence ATGAGCACCGCGCTTGCTGTCGCGGCCGCCACCGAGGCCATCCGCCGCCTGCTCGAGGAGTGGCTCGCCGGCGCGGACATCGACGCCGCGGTCGGCGGGGGACACGCGACGGTCTCGGCGGTGCCTCCGGACCAGCTGACGCTCAGCGGCACCGGCGCCAAGCTCGGTCTCAACGTCTTCCTCCACCGTCTCTCCCTCAACCAGGGGTGGCGCAACGTCGAGCTTCCCTCGTACGACGCGAACGGCACCAAGACCGCCAACCCGCCGCTCGCGGTGGACCTGCACTTCATGCTCTCGGCCTACGGCGCCGGCCAGCTCCACCCCGAGAAGCTGCTGGGCCACGGCATGGAGGCACTCCACCAGCACCCGGTCCTCACCCGCGAGCAGCTCGCGGCCCTGCTCCCGACCGACCTCGCGGCCGCGGGTCTGGCGACCCAGGTCGAGCTGCTGCGGATCGCACCGGAGTCGATCACCGGCGAGGAGGCCTCCCGGCTGTGGTCGGCACTGCAGGCGAAGTACCGCCCCAGCTTCTACTACAGCGCCTCGGTCGTGCTGATCGAGACCCCGGCGCCCGTGCGATCGGCGCTGCCCGTCCTGGTGCGCGGGGGGAGGCTTCCGGGCGGCGCGGAGGCGGGCGTGGCCGTGGCCGCCGACCTGCGACCGCGCTTCCCCACGCTGGTGGCGCTCCAGCCGGCGGCCGGCCAGCAGGTGGTCGAGGCCGGAGGCACGGTCACCGTCACCGGAGAGCTGCTCGCGGGGACCAGTCGGATCGTCCACCTCGTCGACCAGCGCCGCGCCGTGGTCGTCGAGGTCGACGTCGGGGCCGGTGCGAACGCGCAGGTGCTCAGCTTCGGGGTGCCGGCGACCCTGCCGGTCGGGACCTACGACGTCACCGTCGAGGTCCGGCCCGACCCGACCTCCCCTGCCTCGACCACCAACCGGCTGCCGCTCGTCGTCGCGCCGCACATCGTCACTGCGTTCCCGATCGCCGTGACGCGGGACGCAGGCGGGGACGTCACGCTGAGCATCGCCTGCAGCCCCGGCGTCTTCCCCGACCAGCAGGTCTCCCTGATCCTCGGCACCCGGGAGGTCCCGGCGCGACCGCATCCCGCACCCGCCACCACCAGCCTGCAGTTCGTCGTGCGCGACGCGCCCGCGGGGTCACACCTGACCCGGCTCCGCGTCGACGGCATCGACTCGGCCGTCGTCGACCGCGCGGTGAGCCCCCCGGTCTTCCTGGACCGCAGGGTGGTGATCTCGTGA
- a CDS encoding response regulator transcription factor: protein MRLLVVTDIRLYRDALAAELQALPDVEHLEVAASGSAAVVAARRGECDVVLLDMALEGSTQAAVALATARPGIRLAALGVKEDGPDVVACAEAGVAGYVARDAGLDDLVDALRAVHRGEVRCSGTVAAGLVRHLSHQARLRHALPVPAQLTRREREVLRLLEADMSNKEIARALELQLSTVKNHVHNVLAKLGASGRAQIPGIVAGLNLDPVSSRPFG, encoded by the coding sequence ATGAGGCTGCTGGTCGTGACCGATATCCGCCTCTACCGCGACGCCCTGGCCGCGGAGCTGCAGGCGCTGCCCGACGTCGAGCACCTCGAGGTGGCCGCGAGCGGGTCGGCGGCCGTCGTCGCAGCCCGGCGCGGCGAGTGTGACGTCGTGCTGCTCGACATGGCGCTGGAGGGAAGCACGCAGGCCGCGGTGGCGCTCGCCACCGCCCGGCCCGGCATCCGCCTGGCCGCCCTCGGCGTGAAGGAGGACGGGCCGGACGTGGTCGCCTGCGCGGAGGCCGGGGTCGCCGGGTACGTCGCGCGCGACGCCGGCCTCGACGACCTGGTGGACGCGCTCCGGGCGGTCCACCGCGGCGAGGTGCGCTGCTCGGGCACCGTGGCCGCCGGACTCGTCCGCCACCTCTCGCACCAGGCGCGGCTGCGACACGCCCTGCCCGTCCCGGCGCAGCTGACCAGGCGGGAGCGCGAGGTGCTGCGGCTGCTGGAGGCTGACATGTCCAACAAGGAGATCGCCCGCGCCCTGGAGCTCCAGCTGAGCACGGTGAAGAACCACGTCCACAACGTCCTGGCCAAGCTGGGCGCCTCCGGGAGGGCCCAGATCCCCGGGATCGTGGCGGGCCTGAACCTGGATCCGGTCTCCAGCCGGCCGTTCGGCTGA
- a CDS encoding DedA family protein, with protein MPCAATTSTTPGTQVRDRLKESWLIRRVGLRQWHRGEELLRRHGRGALVVSQVIPTIRTLMLAAAGAVGLPYRTFLVASAIGSTLWNPLWVLAGTLAAGALHHHPATTLLSALVLIGLLAAIAATRRRSAHAHAETVQQGQERTGDPGSWTR; from the coding sequence GTGCCCTGTGCGGCGACCACCTCAACTACGCCTGGGACGCAGGTACGTGACCGCCTGAAGGAGTCCTGGCTGATCCGACGAGTCGGGCTTCGCCAGTGGCACCGAGGTGAGGAACTGCTGCGCCGGCACGGCCGAGGGGCCCTGGTGGTCAGCCAGGTCATCCCCACGATTCGCACCCTCATGCTTGCCGCGGCAGGCGCGGTCGGGCTGCCGTACCGCACGTTCTTGGTCGCATCGGCGATCGGTTCCACCTTGTGGAACCCGCTTTGGGTGCTTGCCGGCACGCTCGCGGCTGGAGCGCTGCACCACCACCCGGCGACCACGCTTCTGTCCGCACTCGTCCTGATCGGACTGCTTGCGGCGATCGCTGCGACCCGGCGGCGATCGGCTCACGCCCACGCTGAGACCGTCCAGCAGGGTCAGGAGCGGACGGGTGACCCCGGTTCTTGGACACGCTGA
- a CDS encoding alpha/beta fold hydrolase → MSNDEAPQPIAVGKPTVVLVHGAFAESASWNGVIADLDRLGYPTIAVANPLRGLDEDAAYLRSLLDSIGGSIVLAGHSYGGSVMSEAADGHPDVKALIYVASFQLEAGESTGGLAAKFPGGELGLALKSVVYGTPDAAGTGRDLYIQPEKFQEVFAADVPADVARLMAAAQRPIEATALEDVATKVAWRTIPSWALITTQDLAVPAEAQRFMSERAGSTVVEVDASHAVTVSKPDVVAELINEAAVATLD, encoded by the coding sequence ATGAGCAATGACGAAGCGCCCCAGCCCATAGCCGTCGGAAAGCCGACCGTCGTTCTGGTCCACGGCGCGTTCGCCGAATCGGCGAGCTGGAACGGCGTGATCGCCGATCTCGACCGCTTGGGCTATCCGACCATCGCCGTCGCCAATCCCCTGCGCGGGCTGGACGAGGATGCGGCGTACTTGCGCTCCTTGCTCGACAGCATCGGCGGGTCGATCGTGCTGGCCGGCCACTCCTACGGCGGATCAGTGATGAGCGAGGCAGCCGACGGTCACCCTGACGTCAAGGCCCTCATCTACGTCGCCAGCTTCCAACTCGAGGCCGGCGAGAGCACCGGGGGGCTGGCAGCCAAGTTCCCCGGAGGCGAGCTCGGTCTCGCGCTCAAGTCCGTCGTCTATGGCACCCCTGACGCCGCCGGTACGGGCAGGGACCTGTACATCCAGCCGGAGAAGTTCCAGGAGGTCTTCGCCGCCGACGTGCCCGCGGATGTCGCCCGCTTGATGGCCGCCGCCCAGCGGCCGATCGAGGCGACCGCTCTGGAGGACGTCGCCACCAAGGTTGCCTGGAGGACCATTCCGTCGTGGGCGTTGATCACCACCCAGGATCTGGCTGTTCCAGCTGAGGCCCAGCGATTTATGTCCGAACGGGCCGGATCCACGGTCGTCGAGGTCGACGCCTCGCACGCCGTCACAGTATCGAAGCCCGACGTTGTCGCCGAGCTGATCAACGAGGCAGCCGTCGCGACTCTTGACTGA
- a CDS encoding GntR family transcriptional regulator, which yields MFRRLRDAIVDGTFAPGEQLRDAEVAAWLSVSRTPVREAMLRLAEAGLVVALPGRSTMVSPLHVRDLRDARDVVAALHGVAVREAMSRFTRPDIDAMREANERFRAALDEGDVDAALRADDVLHAIPVAVAANRALAAVLDQYTPVLRRAERMRFSTTAGRASIARHEQLIESCRTGDSEGAAAVNYDIFHSLSGTEIDQNR from the coding sequence GTGTTCCGACGGCTCAGGGACGCGATCGTCGATGGCACTTTCGCGCCCGGCGAGCAGCTGCGGGACGCCGAGGTGGCCGCCTGGCTCAGCGTCAGTCGGACGCCGGTCCGCGAAGCAATGCTGAGGCTCGCCGAAGCGGGACTTGTGGTGGCCCTGCCGGGTCGGTCCACCATGGTCAGCCCGCTTCACGTCCGTGATCTGCGAGACGCTCGCGACGTGGTAGCAGCGCTGCACGGCGTAGCGGTCAGAGAGGCGATGAGCAGGTTCACCAGGCCCGATATCGATGCGATGCGGGAGGCGAACGAACGATTCCGCGCTGCACTTGACGAAGGCGATGTCGACGCCGCTTTGCGCGCCGACGACGTCCTGCACGCCATCCCGGTGGCGGTGGCCGCGAACCGTGCACTGGCGGCCGTCCTGGACCAGTACACGCCGGTCCTGCGACGCGCCGAGCGGATGCGCTTCTCGACCACGGCAGGCCGAGCCTCCATTGCCCGGCACGAGCAGCTCATCGAATCCTGTCGCACGGGGGACAGCGAAGGGGCGGCAGCCGTGAACTACGACATCTTCCACAGCCTCTCCGGGACGGAGATTGACCAGAACCGGTGA